The following coding sequences are from one Shewanella putrefaciens window:
- a CDS encoding TetR/AcrR family transcriptional regulator, producing the protein MASRSDTKTRILDAAEKLFAERGFSETSLRLITSKAEVNLASVNYHFGSKKELIRAVLARYLDVFMPAASTEIKRLDAIPAQATLEEILSSLVAPLLELNQLRTEGTTIFLQLLGRGYIESQGHLRWFITTHYGQHLDTFVSAVSASAPHIPPAEMFWRLHFTLGTIVFTMASADALNDIAKAEFGEHNDIEAVIRKVIPYMAAGVSVPVSPQ; encoded by the coding sequence ATGGCAAGTCGATCCGATACAAAAACTAGAATACTTGATGCCGCAGAAAAACTGTTCGCCGAAAGGGGCTTTTCTGAGACCTCCTTGCGACTCATTACCAGCAAAGCGGAAGTGAATCTTGCATCAGTCAATTATCATTTTGGTTCTAAAAAAGAACTGATCCGTGCTGTTTTGGCTCGATATTTAGATGTGTTTATGCCTGCTGCTTCAACAGAAATTAAACGCTTAGATGCCATACCTGCACAAGCGACTTTAGAAGAGATTTTATCGTCGCTGGTCGCGCCGCTGTTAGAGCTTAATCAGTTACGAACGGAAGGCACGACGATTTTTCTGCAGTTACTTGGGCGTGGCTATATCGAAAGTCAAGGGCACCTACGTTGGTTCATCACGACCCACTATGGTCAGCATTTAGATACCTTTGTGAGTGCTGTGTCAGCAAGTGCGCCACATATTCCTCCCGCAGAAATGTTTTGGCGCTTACACTTTACCCTAGGCACCATCGTATTCACTATGGCATCTGCTGATGCGTTAAATGATATTGCGAAAGCTGAATTTGGCGAGCATAACGATATCGAAGCGGTTATCCGTAAAGTGATCCCTTATATGGCGGCTGGTGTGTCAGTCCCTGTTTCACCTCAATAA
- a CDS encoding acyl-CoA dehydrogenase, with product MLTIIILALIAIVVLFAVKNIRMQFITRPVFSFFKKVLPPLSDTEREAMEAGDVWWEGELFRGNPNWNILHSYGKPTLSAEEKDFIDNQVMTALTMIDDFDIVHNRKDLPPELWEYFKKEGFFALIIPKKFGGKAFSAYANSTIVSKLASRSVSAAVTVMVPNSLGPGELLTHYGTNEQKERWLPALAKGDEIPCFALTGPEAGSDAGAIPDVGIVCRDTFNGEEMLGLKLTWDKRYITLAPVATVLGLAFQMRDPEGLLGDKKNLGITCALIPTDHPGVVIGRRHNPLGMAFMNGTTQGKDVFIPLDWIIGGPDFAGKGWRMLVECLSAGRGISLPALATASGHMATKTTTAYSYVRHQFGMAIGQFEGVQEALARIIANTYQLEAARRLTTTGIDLKVKPSVVTAIAKFHMTELGRSVMNDAMDIQSGKGIQLGPKNYLGHPYMSNPISITVEGANILTRSLMIFGQGATRCHPYVLAEMEAAAMENQHEALERFDSLLMGHMGYATRNAFSALVNALTGSVFGNAPVSGETKQYYKDMSRISSALALMTDLSMLIMGGDLKRKEMLSARMGDVLSQLYLGSATLKLFEDNGRQQDDLPAVRYVMANRLHLAAKALEDTIRNFPNRPVSWLLRALIFPLGNHFNAPSDKMATELASGMLKPGPARERITFLCPEFEGDKGGIAEVEQAFVAQYACKEIYKKLKKAQRAGELPAKVPNLVLFAKALETGVITADEEQKLQHADKLRLAAIHVNDFETL from the coding sequence ATGTTGACGATTATAATCCTTGCCCTGATAGCGATTGTCGTGCTGTTTGCGGTAAAAAATATCAGAATGCAATTTATTACTCGGCCAGTGTTTAGCTTTTTTAAAAAAGTATTACCGCCATTATCCGATACAGAACGTGAAGCAATGGAAGCGGGCGATGTCTGGTGGGAAGGTGAGTTATTTCGTGGTAACCCTAACTGGAATATCTTGCATAGCTATGGCAAGCCAACGCTGAGTGCGGAAGAAAAAGATTTTATCGATAATCAAGTGATGACAGCACTGACAATGATCGATGATTTCGACATAGTGCATAATCGCAAAGATTTACCGCCCGAGTTATGGGAATACTTTAAGAAAGAAGGTTTCTTTGCGCTGATCATTCCGAAAAAATTCGGTGGTAAAGCGTTTTCTGCCTATGCTAATTCGACCATTGTAAGCAAATTAGCCAGCCGTAGCGTGAGCGCAGCTGTAACTGTAATGGTGCCAAACTCTTTAGGTCCTGGAGAGTTGCTAACCCACTATGGTACGAACGAGCAGAAGGAACGTTGGTTACCTGCTTTAGCAAAAGGTGATGAAATTCCTTGTTTTGCATTAACCGGCCCTGAAGCAGGCAGTGATGCGGGCGCTATTCCTGATGTGGGTATTGTGTGTCGTGATACTTTTAACGGCGAGGAAATGCTTGGGCTTAAGCTCACATGGGATAAGCGTTATATCACGCTGGCACCAGTAGCCACCGTTTTGGGGTTAGCGTTTCAAATGCGAGATCCTGAAGGTTTGCTTGGCGATAAGAAAAATCTAGGCATTACCTGTGCGTTGATCCCAACAGATCATCCTGGTGTCGTTATAGGGCGTCGCCATAATCCGCTGGGCATGGCGTTTATGAACGGTACTACCCAAGGTAAAGACGTATTTATTCCATTAGACTGGATTATCGGCGGCCCTGATTTTGCGGGTAAAGGCTGGCGTATGCTGGTGGAGTGTTTATCGGCAGGCCGTGGTATCTCACTGCCAGCATTAGCCACAGCCTCGGGGCATATGGCGACAAAAACCACTACAGCTTACAGCTACGTGCGCCACCAGTTTGGTATGGCGATTGGCCAGTTTGAAGGGGTGCAAGAAGCGCTTGCACGTATTATTGCTAACACTTATCAATTAGAGGCGGCGAGGCGTTTAACGACTACGGGCATTGATCTTAAAGTTAAACCTTCAGTTGTGACTGCAATAGCTAAGTTCCATATGACTGAATTAGGCCGTTCTGTAATGAACGATGCCATGGATATTCAATCGGGCAAGGGTATTCAATTAGGACCTAAAAACTATTTAGGTCACCCTTATATGTCCAACCCAATTTCGATCACAGTGGAAGGCGCGAATATTCTAACTCGCTCATTGATGATTTTTGGTCAAGGTGCGACTCGTTGCCATCCTTACGTGCTTGCCGAAATGGAAGCCGCAGCGATGGAAAATCAACATGAAGCCTTAGAGCGTTTCGATTCACTCTTAATGGGACATATGGGCTATGCCACTCGCAATGCCTTTAGTGCTTTAGTTAATGCATTAACGGGGAGTGTCTTCGGTAATGCACCTGTCAGCGGTGAAACGAAGCAATATTATAAAGATATGTCGCGTATTTCATCGGCTTTAGCCTTAATGACGGATTTATCCATGTTGATCATGGGCGGTGATTTAAAGCGTAAAGAAATGCTTTCTGCACGTATGGGCGATGTGCTTAGCCAGTTATATTTAGGTTCAGCGACCTTGAAGTTATTTGAAGATAATGGTCGCCAGCAAGATGATTTGCCTGCGGTACGATATGTGATGGCCAATCGCTTGCACTTAGCGGCTAAAGCGTTGGAAGATACGATTCGTAACTTCCCTAACCGTCCAGTGTCATGGCTACTTCGTGCTTTAATCTTTCCGCTTGGTAATCACTTCAATGCACCGAGCGATAAAATGGCAACGGAATTAGCCAGTGGTATGTTAAAGCCGGGTCCTGCACGTGAGCGTATTACTTTCCTATGCCCGGAATTTGAAGGGGATAAGGGCGGCATTGCTGAAGTTGAACAGGCATTTGTTGCGCAATATGCTTGTAAAGAGATTTACAAAAAGTTGAAAAAAGCACAGCGTGCAGGTGAGTTACCCGCAAAAGTGCCGAATCTAGTCTTGTTTGCAAAGGCGTTAGAAACCGGTGTTATTACCGCCGATGAAGAGCAAAAGTTGCAGCATGCTGATAAGTTGAGACTGGCGGCTATTCATGTGAATGACTTTGAAACCCTGTAA
- the pyk gene encoding pyruvate kinase, translated as MFRRTKIVTTLGPATDRDDNLRRIIAAGANVVRLNFSHGSPEDHLKRATQAREIAKELGVHVAILGDLQGPKIRVSTFKDNKKVQLKLGQAYVLDAELAKGEGDETQVGIDYKQLPDDVTVGDILMLDDGRVQLRVEGVEGRKVHTTVTVAGPLSNNKGINKQGGGLSAAALTEKDKADILTAAMIQVDYLAVSFPRSGADLDYARDLARQAGCNALIVAKVERAEAVATDEAMDDVILASDVVMVARGDLGVEIGDAALVAVQKKLIARSRQLNKIVITATQMMESMISSPMPTRAEVMDVANAVLDGTDAVMLSAETAAGDFPEETVKAMANVCVGAESHPSVKVSKHRLDARFTSVEETIALSTMYAANHLEGVKAIIALTESGATPQMMSRISSSLPILGLSRHATTLAKMALYRGVLPIYFDSTIYPADLLAQKALESLTTAGYLQSGDLVLMTKGDAMETIGGTNTCKVLIVA; from the coding sequence ATGTTCCGCAGAACCAAAATCGTCACCACACTCGGCCCCGCCACTGATCGTGATGATAATCTACGTCGCATTATCGCGGCAGGTGCAAATGTTGTACGTCTTAACTTTTCCCACGGCTCCCCCGAAGATCATCTCAAACGAGCAACTCAAGCTCGTGAAATAGCAAAAGAATTAGGTGTTCATGTTGCTATTCTTGGTGACTTACAAGGGCCTAAAATCCGCGTTTCTACTTTCAAAGACAACAAGAAAGTTCAGCTCAAACTCGGTCAAGCCTATGTTTTAGATGCTGAGCTCGCTAAAGGTGAAGGTGACGAGACCCAAGTCGGTATCGATTACAAGCAATTGCCAGACGACGTGACGGTCGGCGATATCCTGATGTTAGATGATGGCCGTGTTCAATTACGTGTTGAAGGTGTTGAAGGCCGTAAGGTTCACACCACAGTGACGGTTGCGGGTCCTTTATCAAACAATAAGGGGATTAATAAGCAAGGTGGTGGTTTATCTGCCGCGGCGCTGACCGAAAAAGATAAAGCAGACATTCTGACGGCCGCAATGATCCAAGTGGATTATTTAGCCGTGTCTTTCCCACGTAGTGGTGCTGATCTCGATTACGCCCGCGATCTTGCCCGTCAAGCAGGTTGTAATGCACTGATTGTTGCTAAAGTTGAACGTGCAGAAGCCGTTGCCACTGATGAAGCGATGGATGATGTGATCTTAGCTTCTGACGTTGTTATGGTTGCCCGTGGTGACTTAGGCGTTGAAATTGGTGATGCTGCACTCGTTGCAGTGCAAAAGAAACTTATCGCCCGTTCACGTCAACTCAACAAAATCGTCATTACAGCGACACAAATGATGGAGTCGATGATTTCAAGCCCAATGCCAACCCGCGCCGAAGTAATGGACGTGGCAAACGCTGTGCTCGACGGGACTGATGCCGTAATGTTATCAGCCGAAACCGCTGCGGGAGATTTTCCTGAAGAAACCGTTAAGGCGATGGCAAATGTGTGTGTCGGTGCAGAGTCGCACCCAAGCGTTAAAGTGTCTAAGCATAGATTAGATGCACGCTTTACTTCTGTGGAAGAGACCATTGCCCTATCGACTATGTATGCAGCAAACCATTTAGAAGGTGTTAAAGCGATTATCGCCTTAACCGAATCGGGTGCAACACCTCAGATGATGTCGCGCATCAGTTCTTCACTGCCCATCCTTGGTTTATCACGCCATGCGACAACACTCGCTAAGATGGCATTATATCGCGGTGTATTACCGATTTACTTTGATTCAACTATCTATCCAGCCGATCTATTAGCACAAAAAGCCTTAGAGTCACTGACAACCGCTGGTTATTTACAAAGCGGCGATTTAGTTTTGATGACCAAGGGCGATGCAATGGAAACTATCGGTGGCACTAACACTTGTAAGGTGTTGATTGTTGCTTAA
- a CDS encoding MurR/RpiR family transcriptional regulator has translation MNTLEKVQKSLTHFSKSERKVAEVILASPQTAIHSSIATLAKMADVSEPTVNRFCRRLDTKGFPDFKLHLAQSLANGTPYVSRHVEEDDSTESYTTKIFESSMASLDTARQSLDVSAINKAVDILTQAKTISFFGLGASASVAHDAQNKFFRFNVPVICFDDVLMQRMSCINSNEGDVVVLISHTGRTKSLIEIARLARENGAAVIGITARNSPLSMECTLPVTMEVPEDTDMYLPMASRLAQLVTIDVLATGFTLRRGPRFRDNLKRVKEVLKESRINKDPIL, from the coding sequence ATGAATACCCTAGAAAAGGTTCAAAAAAGCCTCACCCATTTCAGTAAATCAGAACGCAAAGTAGCAGAAGTGATCTTAGCATCACCACAAACAGCTATACATTCTAGCATCGCCACACTCGCTAAGATGGCAGATGTCAGTGAACCTACTGTGAATCGTTTCTGTCGCCGTTTAGATACGAAAGGCTTCCCTGATTTTAAGTTACATCTGGCTCAAAGTCTTGCGAACGGCACGCCTTATGTTAGCCGTCACGTTGAAGAAGATGACTCCACAGAGTCATATACAACAAAAATATTTGAATCTTCAATGGCTTCGCTTGATACTGCAAGGCAAAGTTTAGATGTTTCTGCAATAAACAAAGCCGTTGATATTCTGACTCAAGCTAAGACAATTTCCTTTTTTGGCCTAGGTGCATCCGCTTCAGTTGCCCATGATGCGCAAAATAAATTCTTCCGCTTTAATGTGCCTGTCATCTGTTTTGACGATGTTCTAATGCAACGCATGAGTTGTATCAACAGTAATGAAGGCGATGTAGTGGTATTGATTTCCCACACTGGCCGTACTAAGTCATTGATTGAAATAGCGCGTTTAGCAAGAGAAAACGGTGCCGCCGTTATTGGGATTACCGCGCGTAACTCGCCATTATCAATGGAATGTACCTTACCCGTAACTATGGAAGTCCCTGAAGATACCGATATGTATTTGCCCATGGCCTCGCGTTTAGCCCAATTGGTGACTATAGATGTATTGGCAACCGGTTTTACATTACGCCGTGGACCACGTTTCCGTGACAATCTAAAACGCGTTAAAGAAGTGCTAAAAGAGTCTCGTATCAATAAAGATCCGATACTGTAA
- the zwf gene encoding glucose-6-phosphate dehydrogenase encodes MGKTTSGAKACDFVLFGTKGDLARRKLLPSLYQLDKAELLDKDTKVIGVAKDEFSQEEFRELVTLALNTFVKESLCEETLQRFLSRCHYIGTNFTDSAGYSAFHDLLKPEERVMVSYFATPPAIFGDICRCLHEQDLIHPDSRVVLEKPIGSDLESSRVINDQVSAYFKERQVYRIDHYLGKETVQNLIALRFANSLFASKWDNRTIDHVQITVAEEVGIEGRWGYFDKAGQMRDMIQNHLLQVLTLVAMDPPVNLDADSIRDEKVKVLKSLRPINSDNVYENTVRGQYSAGFLKGSPVPGYLEEEGANLQSHTETFVAIRVDIDNWRWAGVPFYLRSGKRMPFKSSEIVVYFKNPPHNLYRSSYRNLPPNKLTIRLQPHEGVEIQMMNKVPGLEQKQRLQTTKLDLSFSDTFKNERIADAYERLLLEAMLGNQALFVRRDEVEQAWTWVDGIIQSWEQSNEKPKPYPAGTWGPVASVALITKDGRSWDE; translated from the coding sequence ATGGGCAAAACAACATCAGGCGCCAAAGCTTGTGACTTCGTACTCTTTGGTACTAAAGGCGATTTGGCACGACGCAAGTTGTTACCTTCTTTATACCAGTTAGATAAGGCTGAATTACTCGATAAAGATACGAAAGTGATCGGTGTCGCGAAAGACGAGTTTAGTCAGGAAGAATTTAGAGAATTAGTCACGCTTGCGTTAAACACCTTTGTCAAAGAATCCCTTTGTGAAGAAACTCTCCAACGTTTTTTGTCACGCTGCCACTATATAGGCACCAATTTTACCGATTCTGCTGGATACAGCGCCTTCCATGATTTGCTTAAACCAGAAGAGCGAGTTATGGTCAGTTACTTTGCGACACCGCCAGCGATATTCGGCGATATTTGCCGTTGTCTGCATGAACAAGATCTTATCCACCCAGACTCTCGTGTGGTACTCGAAAAGCCAATCGGCTCAGATTTAGAATCTTCCCGCGTTATTAATGATCAAGTTTCCGCTTACTTCAAAGAACGTCAGGTTTACCGTATCGACCATTACCTAGGTAAAGAAACCGTACAGAACTTGATTGCACTGCGTTTTGCTAACTCTTTATTTGCCTCTAAGTGGGACAACCGTACGATTGACCACGTCCAGATCACTGTCGCAGAAGAAGTGGGCATCGAAGGCCGTTGGGGTTACTTCGACAAAGCGGGTCAGATGCGTGACATGATCCAAAACCATTTGCTGCAAGTGTTAACGCTCGTTGCCATGGACCCACCTGTTAACTTAGACGCTGACAGTATTCGTGATGAAAAAGTTAAAGTACTTAAATCACTGCGTCCGATTAATTCAGACAATGTGTATGAAAATACCGTACGCGGTCAGTACAGTGCCGGCTTCCTAAAGGGCAGCCCCGTACCGGGTTATTTAGAAGAAGAAGGTGCCAATCTTCAATCACACACAGAAACCTTCGTGGCGATCCGAGTCGATATCGATAACTGGCGTTGGGCGGGCGTGCCTTTCTATTTACGCAGTGGCAAACGTATGCCGTTTAAGAGCTCTGAAATTGTGGTGTATTTCAAAAACCCACCCCATAACTTATATCGCTCAAGCTACCGTAATCTGCCACCGAACAAGTTAACCATTCGTCTACAGCCCCACGAAGGGGTTGAAATCCAGATGATGAATAAAGTGCCAGGTTTGGAGCAAAAACAACGTCTACAAACGACTAAACTCGATTTGAGCTTCTCGGATACCTTCAAAAATGAACGTATCGCCGATGCCTACGAGCGTCTATTACTTGAAGCTATGCTCGGTAATCAAGCCCTATTCGTGCGCCGTGATGAAGTCGAACAGGCATGGACTTGGGTGGATGGCATTATCCAATCGTGGGAACAAAGCAACGAAAAACCCAAACCTTATCCTGCGGGTACTTGGGGTCCTGTTGCGTCAGTGGCTTTGATCACCAAAGATGGCCGTTCGTGGGATGAGTAG
- the pgl gene encoding 6-phosphogluconolactonase — protein MIKETVFKSFDTPSALEQQLANKIASQLQEAVDARGKASLVVSGGSTPLKLFQLLSMKSIDWSDVYITLADERWVDVEDHASNERLVREHLLQHRAANAKFRGLKNMFSTAEAGADMAAESLSNFPRPFDVVVLGMGNDGHTCSWFPCSAELENALTTQDLCVATNPTTAPHGRITLSKSAILNSRQIYLHLVGEQKLSVYRQALESDDVHAMPIRAVLAQRKTPVDVFWSA, from the coding sequence ATGATTAAAGAAACCGTATTCAAATCATTCGACACACCAAGTGCGTTAGAGCAACAGCTTGCAAACAAAATTGCAAGTCAGCTACAGGAAGCCGTCGATGCCCGCGGAAAAGCGAGCTTAGTGGTTTCCGGTGGTTCAACGCCGCTTAAGTTATTTCAACTATTGAGTATGAAGTCCATCGATTGGAGTGATGTTTATATCACGCTTGCCGATGAGCGCTGGGTTGATGTGGAAGATCATGCATCAAATGAGCGTCTTGTGCGTGAACATTTGTTACAACATCGTGCGGCCAATGCTAAATTCCGCGGTTTAAAAAATATGTTTTCAACCGCAGAAGCGGGCGCCGATATGGCCGCCGAGTCCTTGTCTAATTTCCCACGCCCTTTTGATGTGGTGGTGTTAGGCATGGGGAATGATGGTCATACCTGCTCTTGGTTTCCCTGTAGTGCTGAGCTTGAAAATGCGCTCACAACCCAAGACCTGTGCGTGGCGACGAACCCCACCACAGCTCCCCATGGCAGAATTACGCTCTCTAAGAGTGCGATTCTGAACAGCAGACAAATTTATCTGCACTTGGTCGGGGAACAGAAATTATCCGTATATCGTCAAGCGTTAGAAAGTGATGATGTCCATGCTATGCCTATCAGAGCCGTATTAGCGCAGCGTAAAACGCCCGTTGATGTGTTCTGGAGCGCTTAA
- the edd gene encoding phosphogluconate dehydratase, with amino-acid sequence MHSVVQAVTDRIIARSKASRAGYLAALNDARHHGVHRSSLSCGNLAHGFAACKPDDKNALRQLNKANIGIVTAFNDMLSAHQPYESYPELLKKACQEVGSVAQVAGGVPAMCDGVTQGQPGMELSLLSREVIAMATAVGLSHNMFDGALLLGICDKIVPGLLIGALSFGHLPMLFVPAGPMKSGIPNKEKARIRQQFAQGKVDRAQLLEAEAQSYHSAGTCTFYGTANSNQLMLEVMGLQLPGSSFVNPDDPLREALNKMAAKQVCRLTEMGTQYTPIGEVVSEKSVVNGIVALLATGGSTNLTMHIVAAARAAGIIVNWDDFSELSDAVPLVARVYPNGHADINHFHAAGGMAYLIKELLDAGLLHEDVNTVAGFGLRRYTQEPRLLDGELCWVDGPTTSLDTEVLTSVASPFQGNGGLKLLKGNLGRAVIKVSAVQEQHRVVEAPAVVIDDQNKLDALFKAGALDRDCVVVVKGQGPKANGMPELHKLTPLLGTLQDKGFKVALLTDGRMSGASGKVPAAIHLTPEALDGGLIAKVQDGDLIRVDALTGELSLLVSETELATRAAGIVDLHRSRYGMGRELFSALRSNLSSPETGARCTNAIDELY; translated from the coding sequence ATACACTCGGTAGTTCAAGCTGTTACCGACAGAATTATTGCCCGTAGCAAAGCGTCACGTGCAGGTTATTTAGCCGCATTGAATGATGCCCGTCATCATGGCGTACACCGTAGCTCATTGAGCTGTGGCAACTTAGCCCATGGTTTTGCTGCCTGCAAACCAGACGACAAAAACGCATTGCGTCAATTGAATAAGGCGAACATCGGCATAGTGACGGCATTTAACGATATGTTATCTGCCCACCAACCCTATGAAAGCTATCCTGAATTGCTTAAAAAAGCCTGTCAGGAAGTCGGCAGTGTTGCACAAGTGGCGGGCGGTGTGCCGGCCATGTGTGATGGTGTGACTCAGGGTCAACCCGGTATGGAGTTGAGCCTGCTGAGCCGCGAAGTGATAGCGATGGCAACGGCTGTGGGCTTGTCTCACAACATGTTCGATGGTGCTTTACTGCTCGGTATTTGCGATAAAATCGTTCCAGGCTTGCTTATCGGTGCGCTCAGCTTTGGTCACTTACCTATGTTATTCGTGCCCGCAGGGCCGATGAAATCAGGTATCCCTAACAAAGAAAAAGCCCGTATTCGTCAGCAATTTGCTCAAGGTAAAGTGGATCGCGCACAACTGTTAGAAGCCGAAGCCCAGTCTTACCACAGTGCAGGAACCTGTACTTTCTACGGTACTGCAAACTCGAATCAGCTGATGCTTGAAGTGATGGGGCTGCAGTTACCAGGCTCGTCATTTGTGAATCCAGATGATCCACTGCGCGAAGCCTTAAACAAGATGGCGGCTAAGCAAGTGTGTCGTTTAACCGAAATGGGCACCCAATATACCCCAATCGGTGAAGTGGTCAGCGAAAAGTCTGTGGTTAACGGCATAGTCGCGCTATTAGCGACAGGCGGTTCAACTAACTTGACGATGCATATTGTCGCCGCGGCTCGTGCTGCCGGTATTATCGTGAACTGGGATGATTTTTCTGAATTATCCGATGCCGTGCCATTAGTGGCGCGCGTGTATCCCAACGGTCATGCCGACATTAACCATTTCCACGCCGCCGGTGGTATGGCGTACTTAATCAAAGAATTACTCGATGCGGGTCTATTACATGAAGATGTAAATACCGTTGCGGGCTTTGGTTTACGCCGTTATACCCAAGAGCCTAGACTGCTCGACGGTGAACTATGCTGGGTCGATGGTCCAACGACTAGCTTAGATACTGAAGTGTTAACGTCAGTCGCATCGCCTTTCCAAGGCAACGGTGGCTTAAAATTACTGAAAGGTAACTTAGGCCGCGCTGTGATCAAAGTGTCTGCGGTACAAGAACAGCACCGTGTCGTTGAAGCGCCCGCGGTGGTGATTGACGATCAAAACAAACTCGATGCTTTGTTCAAAGCGGGCGCTTTGGATAGAGATTGTGTTGTGGTGGTTAAAGGTCAAGGCCCGAAAGCCAACGGTATGCCAGAACTGCACAAGTTAACCCCATTATTGGGAACGCTTCAGGACAAAGGCTTTAAAGTCGCACTGTTGACTGACGGTCGTATGTCTGGTGCGTCGGGTAAAGTCCCTGCGGCCATTCATTTAACGCCAGAAGCCTTAGATGGCGGCTTAATTGCCAAAGTCCAAGATGGCGACTTGATCCGTGTCGATGCGTTAACAGGCGAACTGAGCCTGCTGGTGTCAGAGACTGAACTTGCCACCAGAGCCGCGGGAATAGTGGATTTACATCGTTCACGTTATGGTATGGGTCGCGAGTTATTCAGTGCGCTACGCTCAAATCTCAGCAGTCCAGAAACAGGTGCGCGTTGTACTAATGCCATCGATGAACTTTATTAA
- a CDS encoding bifunctional 4-hydroxy-2-oxoglutarate aldolase/2-dehydro-3-deoxy-phosphogluconate aldolase: MLENNWSLQPQDIFKRSPIVPVMVINKIEHAVPLAKALVAGGISVLEVTLRTPCALEAITKIAKEVPEALVGAGTILNETQLKQAIAAGAQFIITPGATVELLKAGMQGPIPLIPGVASISEVMAGMALGYTHFKFFPAEASGGVDALKAFSGPLADIRFCPTGGITPSSYKDYLALKNVDCIGGSWIAPTDAMEQGDWARITQLCKDAISAL, encoded by the coding sequence ATGCTTGAGAATAACTGGTCACTACAGCCACAAGATATTTTTAAACGCAGCCCTATTGTTCCTGTGATGGTGATTAACAAGATTGAACATGCAGTGCCACTCGCTAAAGCACTGGTTGCCGGTGGTATTAGTGTATTAGAAGTGACTTTGCGTACGCCTTGTGCACTCGAAGCTATCACTAAAATCGCCAAAGAAGTACCAGAGGCTTTAGTCGGTGCAGGAACCATTTTAAATGAGACTCAACTCAAACAGGCCATTGCCGCTGGCGCGCAGTTTATTATTACGCCGGGTGCTACGGTTGAACTGCTCAAAGCGGGTATGCAGGGACCCATTCCTTTGATCCCTGGTGTTGCTAGTATTTCTGAGGTGATGGCTGGAATGGCACTTGGTTATACCCACTTTAAATTCTTCCCAGCTGAAGCCTCGGGTGGTGTGGATGCACTGAAAGCCTTTTCGGGCCCATTAGCGGATATTCGCTTTTGCCCAACAGGTGGCATTACGCCAAGCAGCTATAAAGATTATTTAGCGCTGAAAAACGTCGATTGTATTGGTGGTAGCTGGATTGCGCCAACGGATGCAATGGAACAGGGTGATTGGGCTCGTATCACTCAACTTTGTAAAGATGCCATCAGCGCTTTATAA